From the genome of Nicotiana sylvestris chromosome 2, ASM39365v2, whole genome shotgun sequence, one region includes:
- the LOC138886013 gene encoding uncharacterized protein has protein sequence MGMDWLYSCFAKLDCHTRTMRLEFPNESVVEWKGDIVVPKGRFISYLKAAKMIKKGYVYHLVRVTDTDAEAPKLESVPVVNEFPGVFPDELPGIPPDREIDIGIDVMPGTQPISIPPYRMAPAELKELKEQLKDLLEKGFIRPSVSPWGTPILKRLNSNGLMLVKGVSKN, from the exons atgggaatggattggctttattcatgctttgccaaacttgattgtcATACTAGAACcatgaggcttgaatttcctaatgagtccgttgttgaatggaagggagatattgtagtgcctaaaggtcggtttatttcttaccttaaggccgcgaagatgatcaagaaggggtaTGTCTATCACTTGGTTCGTGTCACAGATACCGATGCCGAGGCACCTAAACTTGAGTCCGtaccagttgtgaatgaatttccgggtgtctttccagatgagctccctGGGATCCCACCAGACAGGGAGATCGATATTGGGATTGATGTGATGCCAGGAACGcaacctatatcaattccaccttatagaatggcaccggctgaattgaaagagctaaaggaacaactgaaggatttgcttgaaaagggtttcatccggccgaGTGTGTCACCATGGGGCACACCGAtctt AAAGCGGTTAAATTCCAATGGTctgatgcttgtgaaaggagtttccaagaattga